One Faecalicatena sp. Marseille-Q4148 DNA window includes the following coding sequences:
- a CDS encoding ABC transporter ATP-binding protein — MEQYAIEMLNITKRFPGIIANDNITLQLKKGEIHALLGENGAGKSTLMSVLFGLYQPEEGEIRKDGKKVAINDPNDANALGIGMVHQHFKLVECFSVLDNIILGAETTKGGFLKKDEARKKVMELSEKYGLAVDPDAIIEDITVGMQQRTEILKMLYRDNEILIFDEPTAVLTPQEIQELMTIMKNLAAEGKSILFITHKLAEIMQVSDRCTVLRKGKYIGTVETKDTTPEKLSAMMVGRDVNFVVEKKPAKPQEVVLDVQGMTVASKHHKNNAVNNVSLQVRRGEIVCIAGIDGNGQTEFVYGLSGLEPLKSGKIIMNGQDITHMPIRKRLTSGMSHIPEDRHKHGLVLDYSLEDNIVLQRYFEPQFTNKGGFLKRKAIREYANKLIEQYDIRSGQGAVTKARSMSGGNQQKAIIAREIDKNPELLIAVQPTRGLDVGAIEYIHKQLVAQRDAGKGVLLVSLELDEVMNVSDRILVMYEGEIVGEFDPKKVTVEELGLYMAGSKRKEAGTNE; from the coding sequence ATGGAACAGTATGCAATTGAGATGTTGAATATCACGAAAAGATTTCCGGGCATCATCGCAAACGATAATATTACTTTACAGCTGAAAAAAGGCGAGATCCACGCACTTCTGGGTGAAAATGGTGCAGGAAAATCTACGCTTATGAGTGTTCTTTTCGGGTTATATCAGCCGGAGGAAGGCGAGATCCGCAAAGATGGGAAAAAGGTAGCAATCAATGATCCGAATGATGCCAATGCACTTGGGATCGGAATGGTACACCAGCATTTTAAACTGGTGGAATGTTTTAGCGTTTTAGATAATATCATTCTCGGCGCAGAGACAACGAAGGGCGGATTTCTTAAAAAGGATGAAGCAAGAAAGAAAGTCATGGAGCTTTCGGAAAAATATGGGCTTGCAGTAGATCCGGATGCAATTATTGAGGATATTACCGTTGGTATGCAGCAGAGAACAGAGATTCTCAAGATGCTTTATCGCGATAATGAGATTCTGATTTTTGACGAACCGACAGCGGTTCTGACTCCGCAGGAGATTCAGGAATTGATGACAATTATGAAGAACCTTGCAGCAGAAGGAAAGAGTATTTTATTTATTACTCATAAACTTGCAGAAATTATGCAGGTATCTGACCGTTGTACTGTTCTTCGCAAAGGTAAATATATCGGTACCGTAGAGACGAAGGATACGACACCGGAGAAACTTTCTGCCATGATGGTAGGCCGTGACGTAAATTTTGTTGTTGAGAAGAAGCCGGCAAAACCACAGGAGGTTGTTCTTGATGTTCAGGGGATGACAGTTGCTTCAAAACATCATAAAAACAATGCCGTTAATAATGTATCTCTTCAGGTAAGACGGGGAGAGATTGTTTGTATCGCCGGAATTGACGGAAATGGTCAGACAGAATTTGTATATGGACTTTCTGGGCTGGAACCGTTAAAGAGCGGAAAGATTATCATGAATGGGCAGGACATTACACATATGCCGATCCGCAAGCGTTTGACATCAGGGATGAGCCACATTCCGGAAGACAGACATAAACATGGACTTGTTCTTGATTATTCTCTTGAAGATAATATTGTACTTCAAAGATATTTTGAACCGCAGTTTACGAATAAAGGTGGATTTTTAAAGCGCAAGGCAATCCGCGAATATGCAAATAAACTGATTGAGCAGTATGATATCCGGTCAGGACAGGGAGCTGTTACGAAAGCCCGCTCTATGTCAGGAGGTAATCAGCAGAAAGCGATCATTGCCCGCGAGATTGATAAAAATCCGGAACTTTTGATCGCAGTTCAGCCGACAAGAGGGCTTGACGTCGGCGCGATTGAATACATCCATAAGCAGCTGGTGGCACAGAGGGATGCAGGAAAAGGAGTGCTGCTTGTGAGTCTGGAGCTGGATGAGGTTATGAATGTTTCTGACAGAATCCTCGTTATGTACGAAGGTGAAATTGTTGGAGAATTTGATCCGAAGAAGGTTACAGTGGAAGAGCTTGGTCTTTACATGGCAGGTTCTAAGAGAAAGGAGGCAGGAACAAATGAATAA
- a CDS encoding BMP family ABC transporter substrate-binding protein, with protein MKKRVVAMLLAGMMTVSLAACGGGSDSGSDDKKKEGKKSDMKVAMVTDSGDITDQSFNQTTYEASKAWAEENDVEFNYYKPESDNDEARNASVDQAIADGANVVVLPGYMFAAAVVSQSEMYPDVKFVALDVGAGDICEKGVGEGYSFNPDDYDVTEYYNEENVYCCTYQEELSGYMAGYAAVKLGYKHLGFLGGMSVPAVTRFGYGYLQGADAAAEELGISDQVEVEYVCGGQFYGDADITAYMDTWYGSKGVEVVFACGGGIYTSAAEAAVKTGGKVIGVDTDQSAIINKTAADLTVTSAMKGLAATVKTVLTDIKADKWDNYAGKIDTLGLVSENPEENYVQLPIETTQWGDGFTEDDYKVLVKDMFDGKIKVSNDITALPKTKIKVTDYGSIK; from the coding sequence ATGAAAAAAAGAGTTGTTGCAATGTTACTTGCAGGAATGATGACAGTTTCACTGGCAGCATGCGGAGGCGGTTCAGACAGCGGAAGCGATGATAAGAAAAAAGAAGGTAAAAAGTCTGATATGAAAGTTGCGATGGTAACAGATTCAGGTGATATTACAGACCAGAGCTTTAACCAGACAACTTATGAAGCAAGCAAAGCCTGGGCAGAAGAAAATGATGTGGAGTTCAACTACTACAAACCGGAAAGCGACAATGATGAAGCAAGAAATGCAAGTGTAGATCAGGCAATCGCTGATGGAGCAAATGTCGTTGTACTGCCGGGATATATGTTTGCGGCAGCAGTTGTATCCCAGTCAGAGATGTATCCGGATGTAAAATTTGTTGCATTGGATGTTGGAGCCGGAGATATCTGTGAAAAAGGTGTTGGAGAAGGTTATTCTTTTAACCCGGATGACTATGATGTGACAGAATACTACAATGAAGAGAATGTTTACTGCTGTACTTATCAGGAAGAACTTTCAGGATATATGGCAGGATATGCAGCTGTGAAATTAGGATATAAACATCTTGGTTTCCTCGGAGGTATGTCAGTTCCGGCTGTTACACGTTTTGGTTATGGATATCTTCAGGGAGCTGATGCAGCAGCAGAAGAACTTGGTATTTCTGATCAGGTAGAAGTGGAATACGTATGCGGCGGACAGTTCTATGGAGACGCTGATATTACAGCATACATGGATACATGGTATGGCTCTAAAGGCGTAGAAGTTGTATTTGCATGCGGCGGTGGTATTTATACATCTGCAGCAGAAGCAGCAGTTAAGACGGGCGGTAAAGTGATCGGTGTTGATACAGACCAGTCAGCAATTATTAACAAGACAGCAGCAGATCTTACTGTGACATCTGCTATGAAAGGTCTTGCAGCAACAGTTAAGACAGTTCTTACAGATATCAAAGCTGATAAGTGGGATAACTACGCTGGAAAGATCGATACACTTGGACTTGTTTCAGAGAATCCGGAAGAAAACTATGTTCAGCTTCCAATTGAGACAACACAGTGGGGCGATGGATTTACAGAAGACGATTACAAAGTACTTGTAAAAGATATGTTCGACGGTAAGATCAAAGTTTCAAATGACATTACAGCATTACCTAAGACAAAAATTAAAGTAACAGATTACGGCAGCATTAAGTAA
- a CDS encoding oleate hydratase: MNKKAGKIGMAVLAAGAGTAAVMAKRARDAKQSSEMKIAERKTEYRNTERGKYEKNSKGIYYSNGNYEAFARPEKPDGIEEKHAYIVGSGLASLAAACFLVRDAQMPGSHIHILEAMDIAGGACDGIHDPMRGYVMRGGREMENHFECLWDLFRSIPSIETPGVSVLDEYYWLNKHDPNYSLCRATVHRGEDAHTDGKFNLSQKGCMEIMKLFMTKDEDLYDKKIEDVFDEEVFDSTFWLYWRTMFAFENWHSALEMKLYFQRFIHHIAGLPDFSALKFTKYNQYESLILPIQRYLEEAGVDFQFGTEVTNVVFEFRGDKKIATAIECRVDGVEKGILLTENDYVFVTNGSCTEGTIYGDQNHAPNGDAEIRTSGCWNLWKNIAKQDASFGHPEKFCSDISKTNWESATITTLDDKIIPYIMNICKRDPRSGKVVTGGIVSCQDSKWLMSWTINRQGQFKGQNPEQVCVWVYGLFTDVPGDYIKKPMKECTGKEITEEWLYHIGVPTDQIADLAEHSAVCVPTMMPYITAFFMPRAKGDRPDVIPDGCVNFAFLGQFADTPRDTVFTTEYSVRTAMEAVYGLLGVDRGVPEVWGSVYDIRELLDSSVKLMDGRSPLEIPLPGPLNALKKPLLRVIRGTVIEKLLRDHDILREEML, encoded by the coding sequence ATGAATAAAAAAGCAGGAAAAATCGGTATGGCGGTATTGGCAGCAGGAGCAGGGACAGCAGCTGTTATGGCAAAACGTGCGAGAGATGCAAAACAGAGCAGCGAGATGAAGATAGCGGAGAGAAAGACAGAGTATCGCAACACAGAACGGGGAAAATATGAGAAAAACAGTAAGGGAATTTATTATAGTAACGGAAATTATGAAGCATTTGCACGGCCGGAAAAACCGGATGGAATTGAGGAGAAACATGCTTATATTGTAGGCAGCGGTCTTGCATCACTGGCAGCGGCATGTTTTCTTGTGAGAGATGCACAGATGCCGGGTTCTCACATTCATATTTTGGAAGCAATGGATATTGCGGGCGGTGCCTGTGATGGAATTCATGATCCGATGAGAGGATATGTGATGCGCGGCGGTCGTGAGATGGAAAATCATTTTGAATGTCTGTGGGATCTCTTCCGCAGTATTCCATCGATTGAGACCCCCGGAGTATCTGTTTTGGATGAATATTACTGGCTGAACAAACATGATCCGAATTATTCGCTCTGCCGGGCAACGGTTCATAGAGGAGAAGATGCCCATACAGATGGCAAATTTAATCTGAGTCAGAAAGGCTGTATGGAAATTATGAAATTGTTTATGACGAAAGACGAGGATCTGTACGATAAAAAGATTGAAGATGTCTTTGATGAGGAAGTGTTTGACTCTACATTCTGGCTCTATTGGCGTACGATGTTTGCTTTTGAAAACTGGCATAGTGCATTGGAGATGAAATTGTATTTTCAGCGTTTTATTCATCACATTGCAGGTCTTCCGGATTTTAGCGCTCTGAAATTTACAAAATATAACCAGTACGAATCTTTGATTCTTCCGATACAAAGGTATCTGGAGGAGGCAGGAGTTGATTTCCAGTTTGGCACAGAAGTAACGAATGTGGTCTTTGAATTCCGCGGTGATAAGAAAATCGCTACAGCGATTGAATGTCGTGTAGATGGTGTGGAGAAGGGAATTCTTCTGACAGAAAATGATTATGTATTTGTGACAAATGGAAGCTGCACAGAGGGAACGATTTACGGGGATCAGAATCACGCCCCGAACGGAGATGCGGAAATTCGGACAAGCGGATGCTGGAATTTGTGGAAAAATATTGCAAAACAGGATGCTTCTTTTGGACATCCGGAGAAATTCTGTTCAGATATTTCTAAAACAAACTGGGAATCAGCAACCATTACGACATTAGACGATAAGATTATTCCGTATATTATGAATATCTGTAAACGTGATCCAAGAAGCGGAAAAGTAGTTACCGGAGGGATTGTGAGCTGTCAGGATTCTAAGTGGCTTATGAGCTGGACAATCAATCGTCAGGGACAGTTTAAAGGACAGAATCCGGAACAGGTATGTGTATGGGTATATGGTCTTTTTACAGATGTGCCGGGGGACTATATTAAGAAACCAATGAAGGAATGTACCGGAAAGGAAATTACAGAGGAATGGCTGTATCATATTGGTGTTCCGACAGATCAGATTGCAGACCTTGCAGAGCACAGCGCCGTATGCGTTCCGACGATGATGCCGTATATTACTGCATTTTTCATGCCGCGGGCAAAAGGAGACAGACCGGATGTCATTCCGGATGGATGTGTAAACTTTGCATTTCTTGGTCAGTTTGCAGATACTCCGCGTGATACTGTGTTTACAACAGAGTACTCTGTGCGAACAGCAATGGAAGCGGTTTATGGTCTGCTCGGTGTTGACAGGGGAGTTCCGGAAGTATGGGGAAGTGTATATGATATCAGAGAACTTCTTGACAGTTCGGTAAAATTAATGGATGGACGTTCTCCGCTTGAGATTCCGCTGCCGGGCCCGCTAAATGCTTTGAAGAAGCCTTTGCTTCGTGTGATCAGGGGAACTGTGATAGAAAAACTGCTCCGGGATCATGATATTTTGCGGGAAGAAATGTTATAA
- a CDS encoding TetR family transcriptional regulator C-terminal domain-containing protein, which yields MANMTKQALEVSLKKLLLQKPLDKITINDLTADCGISRMAFYYHFEDIYDLVEWSCIEDASRALQGKKTYDSWQEGLLQIFEAVMENKPFILNVYHSVSREQIETYLFRLTYDLLEGVVEEKAAGQKISEEEKGFIADFYKYGFVGIMLDWIKQGMKSDYEEIVERMCLTLHGTILRSIENFSEKHLTDN from the coding sequence ATGGCAAATATGACGAAGCAGGCTTTGGAAGTGTCTCTGAAGAAACTGCTGCTTCAAAAGCCGCTTGATAAAATTACGATTAACGATCTGACAGCAGACTGCGGCATTAGCCGGATGGCATTTTATTATCACTTTGAGGATATTTATGATCTGGTAGAGTGGAGCTGTATCGAAGATGCTTCGCGGGCGCTTCAGGGGAAAAAAACATATGACAGCTGGCAGGAAGGTCTTCTGCAGATTTTTGAGGCAGTGATGGAGAATAAACCGTTTATCTTGAATGTATATCATTCGGTAAGCCGGGAACAGATCGAAACGTATCTTTTTCGTTTAACATATGATTTGTTGGAAGGAGTTGTGGAAGAAAAGGCTGCCGGGCAGAAGATCAGTGAGGAAGAAAAAGGATTTATTGCAGATTTTTATAAATATGGATTTGTGGGAATTATGCTTGACTGGATCAAACAGGGAATGAAATCGGATTATGAAGAGATTGTGGAACGGATGTGCCTGACACTTCATGGGACGATTTTGCGTTCTATTGAGAATTTTTCGGAAAAACATTTGACAGACAATTAA
- a CDS encoding MazG family protein, which produces MAKFEEFQKIIAKLRSPKGCPWDREQTHESLKPACIEEAAEVICGINILKETGNPDNLKEELGDLLLQVVMHAQIAEEEGFFTLDDVIQTVSDKMIRRHPHVFGTANVSGSGDVIAAWEDIKKQEKAGKEWMEDYLPEAFLQSRRYLEQAEEQKKNKKKQNRASDEKRNGAE; this is translated from the coding sequence ATGGCAAAATTTGAAGAGTTTCAAAAGATTATTGCAAAACTGCGTTCGCCAAAAGGATGCCCCTGGGATCGGGAGCAGACCCATGAAAGTCTGAAACCGGCCTGCATCGAGGAGGCGGCTGAGGTGATCTGCGGTATTAATATATTGAAAGAGACCGGGAATCCGGACAATCTGAAGGAAGAACTCGGAGATCTTCTTTTACAGGTTGTGATGCATGCACAGATTGCAGAAGAGGAAGGATTTTTTACATTGGATGATGTGATTCAAACGGTATCTGATAAAATGATCCGGCGGCATCCGCATGTATTTGGGACAGCAAATGTTTCAGGAAGCGGGGATGTAATAGCAGCGTGGGAAGATATTAAGAAGCAGGAGAAAGCAGGAAAAGAGTGGATGGAAGATTATCTGCCGGAGGCATTTTTGCAGTCGCGCCGATATCTTGAGCAGGCAGAAGAGCAAAAGAAGAATAAGAAGAAACAAAACAGAGCAAGTGATGAAAAAAGAAACGGAGCTGAGTAA
- a CDS encoding RNA-directed DNA polymerase, giving the protein MQIYNYKFLLEKILKTSDEKLHAVLEGIEYAYEETEIPKKNGIRVIHMLRKTPEGRNLTNFQRNLVRRFLQKIPIAIPAKGFVTGESYQNFLMPHAGNHYFLRIDIKDFFDSFSEKLMMSNLKEFIQDREALETVFELCTLNAKLPQGAVTSPILSNIFFRRIDQRILKYCQSIEERYRKENTRSEKQGIRRISYTRYADDMLFSSDFFDFGEHIYFLRMLSKILKENGFEINRSKTMMCKGEIGLNGYVVGDGLRLSRRKLQSVKETLYFFRKQD; this is encoded by the coding sequence ATGCAAATATATAATTATAAATTTCTTTTAGAAAAAATACTAAAGACAAGCGATGAGAAACTGCATGCAGTTTTGGAAGGAATTGAATATGCATATGAGGAGACTGAAATTCCGAAAAAGAATGGAATTCGGGTAATTCATATGCTTCGGAAAACGCCTGAAGGGAGAAATCTGACTAATTTTCAGAGGAATCTTGTCAGGCGATTTTTGCAGAAAATACCGATTGCCATACCGGCAAAAGGATTTGTGACCGGTGAGAGTTATCAGAACTTTCTGATGCCACATGCCGGAAATCATTATTTTCTAAGAATTGATATAAAAGATTTTTTTGACTCGTTTTCAGAGAAATTGATGATGAGTAACCTGAAAGAATTTATTCAGGATCGGGAAGCATTGGAAACGGTATTTGAGCTTTGTACGTTAAATGCAAAGCTTCCGCAGGGAGCTGTGACTTCACCTATATTATCTAATATATTTTTCAGAAGAATTGATCAGAGAATTTTGAAATACTGTCAATCTATTGAAGAACGCTACCGGAAAGAAAATACAAGATCAGAGAAACAGGGAATCCGTCGGATTTCTTATACAAGGTATGCCGATGATATGCTTTTTAGCTCGGATTTTTTTGATTTTGGGGAGCATATTTATTTTCTGAGAATGCTTTCGAAGATTTTGAAAGAAAATGGTTTCGAGATAAATCGAAGTAAGACAATGATGTGCAAAGGAGAGATCGGGCTCAATGGTTATGTAGTTGGTGACGGGCTTCGGCTGTCGCGCAGAAAACTGCAAAGTGTTAAGGAGACGTTATATTTTTTTCGGAAACAGGATTAG
- a CDS encoding retron Eco8 family effector endonuclease yields the protein MSIKRIEITGYRSIAYLNMEMNQITTLIGRNGSGKSNILSALNYFYKNLLTVQDEQNSFDTNNRLRNEICIRITYDLKQILKIIKRNLNDEKKEYENYYKKVLAISNHDEIIVELVKRKGKEIRWNVSYNTRQIIASLFPVYFIDSRQIELTDWTNLWNLIGDLFKFRNEDSERIQSTIRTIVESNDSSVKKKLNHLQDIFEQEHINVKRLTSRQIGQMLAEMLVGGQRFQYDEKNLREYSNGTNAFNYTTILIDILAIMKKYKLKEPIIVLDEPEISLHHTMIDQLMEKIFGAADQVQFLLSTHSARCVKMLLENEEDISAIYHVALKENYSKLRRVRNLSEQEERERIVVTESYTGSCFAKMILNVEGETELELFKNKYLRMLFPVLKEVEIVIGMSNKVVHNLTAPSKRNYQIPGLAVMDMDKVLAKKDGENAFLFTELKDYQIDREIYHYGAKRQKTLALRRRIKRMCSQCKFSYRYPLFSCDDPNFECLLDLIVEYYRNYDVFLWRNTVEGALITAENQQVFKKYVNAGGLSLEERKNTVEYWKLFQDKKNLQLNYLRMLFSGKPDYLLTKKQIKKQNPQIDENLWNVLCTVKKTSGWVSKWLEFYFLDLAEIQHPERQGFREFGRWIEADANYQQAVEAVQKDFPQLYALVHKIEVTLR from the coding sequence ATGTCAATTAAGCGAATTGAAATTACAGGGTATCGGTCTATTGCATATTTGAATATGGAAATGAATCAGATTACAACTTTGATTGGTCGGAATGGGAGCGGCAAATCGAATATTTTGTCTGCGCTGAATTATTTTTATAAGAATTTGTTGACAGTGCAGGATGAGCAAAATAGTTTTGATACCAATAATAGATTGCGTAATGAAATATGTATTCGAATTACTTATGATTTGAAGCAGATTCTGAAAATTATTAAAAGAAATTTGAATGATGAAAAGAAAGAGTATGAGAATTATTATAAAAAGGTATTAGCAATTTCTAATCATGATGAGATTATTGTTGAGCTGGTTAAGAGAAAAGGGAAGGAAATCCGTTGGAATGTAAGTTACAATACGCGTCAGATTATAGCCTCACTATTTCCGGTATATTTTATAGATTCAAGACAGATTGAACTGACAGATTGGACCAATTTGTGGAATCTGATAGGAGATTTATTTAAATTCAGAAATGAAGATTCTGAAAGGATTCAAAGTACAATAAGAACTATTGTGGAAAGTAACGATAGTTCGGTAAAGAAAAAATTAAATCATCTGCAAGATATATTTGAACAGGAACATATTAATGTGAAGCGTCTGACATCAAGGCAGATTGGTCAGATGTTAGCAGAAATGCTGGTAGGCGGTCAGAGGTTTCAATATGATGAGAAGAATCTTAGGGAATATTCTAATGGAACAAATGCATTTAATTATACAACGATTCTTATTGATATTCTGGCTATTATGAAGAAATACAAATTGAAAGAGCCGATCATTGTCTTGGATGAACCGGAAATTAGTCTGCACCATACGATGATCGATCAATTGATGGAGAAAATTTTTGGGGCGGCAGATCAGGTTCAGTTTCTCTTATCGACACATTCTGCGCGGTGTGTAAAAATGCTGCTTGAAAATGAAGAAGATATTTCTGCGATTTACCATGTTGCATTAAAAGAGAACTATTCCAAACTAAGGCGTGTGCGCAATTTGTCAGAGCAGGAAGAGCGGGAACGTATTGTAGTGACAGAGTCTTATACGGGAAGCTGTTTTGCAAAAATGATTTTGAACGTAGAAGGAGAGACAGAGCTTGAGCTTTTTAAAAATAAATATTTGCGAATGCTTTTTCCGGTTTTGAAAGAAGTTGAGATTGTAATAGGAATGAGCAATAAAGTGGTTCATAATCTAACTGCGCCCAGTAAGAGAAATTATCAGATCCCAGGTCTGGCTGTAATGGATATGGATAAAGTCCTGGCAAAAAAGGATGGAGAAAATGCATTTTTATTTACAGAACTGAAGGATTATCAGATTGATAGAGAAATTTATCATTATGGTGCCAAAAGGCAGAAGACATTAGCGCTTAGGCGCAGGATCAAACGTATGTGCAGTCAGTGTAAATTTTCTTATCGATATCCATTGTTTAGTTGTGATGATCCGAATTTTGAGTGTCTGTTAGATCTGATTGTGGAATATTATCGCAATTATGATGTGTTTTTGTGGAGAAATACGGTGGAAGGTGCGCTGATTACTGCTGAAAATCAGCAAGTATTTAAAAAATATGTGAATGCCGGAGGGCTAAGTCTTGAAGAACGCAAAAATACGGTAGAATACTGGAAATTGTTTCAGGATAAGAAGAATCTGCAGTTAAATTATTTGAGGATGCTTTTTTCCGGAAAACCGGATTATCTGCTGACGAAGAAACAGATCAAAAAACAGAATCCACAAATTGATGAGAATTTATGGAATGTGCTGTGTACGGTAAAGAAGACAAGCGGCTGGGTAAGTAAGTGGCTGGAATTTTATTTTCTTGATCTGGCCGAGATACAGCATCCGGAAAGACAGGGATTCCGGGAATTTGGAAGATGGATTGAAGCAGATGCCAATTATCAACAGGCAGTGGAAGCAGTTCAGAAAGATTTTCCGCAGTTATATGCATTGGTTCACAAAATAGAAGTGACTTTACGTTAA
- the prdB gene encoding D-proline reductase (dithiol) protein PrdB: MSLTAVKGLQSEIFVPITPPPVWAPVTKELKDMTIALATAAGVHHKEDKRFNLAGDWTWRKITDQMKSEDLMVSHGGYDNSDVNKDINCMFPIDRIHELAKEGVIKACAPVHAGFMGGGGDQEKFKNQTGPEIAQMFKEEGVDAVILTAGUGTCHRSAVLVQRAIEAAGIPTIIIAALPPVVKQTGTPRGVAPLVPMGANAGEPNNPTMQKEIVKATLEQLVKLESPGKVVPLPFEYIAKV; encoded by the coding sequence ATGAGTTTAACAGCTGTGAAAGGATTACAGTCTGAAATTTTCGTTCCGATCACACCTCCGCCAGTATGGGCACCGGTGACAAAGGAATTAAAAGATATGACAATCGCACTTGCTACAGCAGCAGGTGTACACCATAAAGAAGACAAGAGATTTAATCTTGCCGGAGACTGGACATGGAGAAAGATCACAGATCAGATGAAATCAGAAGATCTGATGGTTTCTCACGGTGGATATGACAACAGTGATGTAAATAAAGACATCAACTGTATGTTCCCGATCGACCGCATCCATGAGCTGGCGAAAGAAGGAGTTATCAAAGCATGTGCTCCTGTTCATGCAGGCTTCATGGGCGGCGGCGGAGACCAGGAGAAATTCAAAAATCAGACCGGTCCGGAAATCGCTCAGATGTTCAAAGAAGAAGGCGTAGACGCAGTAATCTTAACTGCCGGCTGAGGTACTTGCCACCGCTCTGCAGTACTGGTGCAGAGAGCAATTGAAGCTGCAGGTATCCCTACGATCATCATCGCAGCATTACCGCCTGTTGTAAAACAGACAGGAACACCTCGTGGCGTGGCGCCGCTTGTACCGATGGGTGCAAACGCAGGTGAACCAAATAACCCGACGATGCAGAAAGAGATTGTAAAAGCAACTCTTGAGCAGTTAGTCAAACTCGAAAGTCCGGGCAAAGTTGTTCCGTTGCCATTTGAGTATATTGCAAAAGTATAA